The following proteins are encoded in a genomic region of Mus caroli unplaced genomic scaffold, CAROLI_EIJ_v1.1 scaffold_17185_1, whole genome shotgun sequence:
- the LOC110288869 gene encoding vomeronasal type-1 receptor 100-like, producing MFSLKNVLYFQAGLGVLANMSLLCFYIFIIVGHRPKPTDLISCQLTFIHIMVCLTGGDLLLTDIFESLNINNDFKCKATFYISRVMRCLSICTTCLLSVFQAVTISPSTSCLAKFKQKLRKYMVYIFLCIWSFSFSYSSSRIFYVRGFTNVSESNQMQITKSCLLFRMNSIIRVFIFTVTTSRDVFLVGMMLTTSTYMVIILCRHQRQCKHLHHSIKHLRASPEKRATQTILLLVIFFVVMYWVDFIISTTSVLVWIYDPVSLMVQKFLMYAYPTISPLVQISSDNRIIIMVKNMYSKHHQRFF from the coding sequence ATGTTTTCACTCAAGAATGTCCTTTATTTCCAAGCTGGACTTGGAGTCCTAGCAAATATGTCTCTTCTTTgcttctatatttttataattgtagGTCACAGACCTAAGCCCACGGACTTGATCTCCTGTCAGCTGACCTTCATTCACATAATGGTGTGCCTCACTGGAGGGGACCTGTTGCTTACAGACATATTTGAGTCACTAAATATTAATAATGACTTCAAATGTAAGGCAACATTTTACATAAGCAGGGTGATGAGATGCCTCTCTATCTgcaccacctgcctcctgagtgtgttccAGGCTGTCACAATCAGTCCCAGTACTTCTTGTTTGGcaaaatttaaacagaaactaagaaaatacatggtctatattttcttatgtatttggTCTTTCAGTTTTTCATACAGTAGTAGCCGGATCTTCTATGTTCGTGGTTTTACTAATGTGAGTGAGAGTAACCAGATGCAGATCACTAAATCCTGCTTACTCTTCCGCATGAACTCCATCATCAGGGTATTCATTTTTACAGTGACAACCTCCAGAGATGTATTTCTTGTAGGAATGATGCTAACCACAAGTACATACATGGTGATTATCTTATGTAGACATCAGAGGCAGTGCAAGCATCTTCATCATAGCATCAAACACCTGAGAGCATCCCCTGAGAAAAGAGCTACCCAGACTATCTTGCTGCTGGTGATTTTCTTTGTGGTCATGTACTGGGTGGACTTCATCATCTCAACCACATCAGTCCTGGTGTGGATTTATGATCCAGTCAGCCTTATGGTTCAGAAGTTTCTGATGTATGCCTATCCCACAATTAGTCCTTTGGTACAAATCAGTTCTGATAACAGAATAATAATTATGGTGAAAAACATGTACTCAAAGCACcaccagagatttttttaa